Proteins encoded together in one Catellatospora citrea window:
- a CDS encoding class I SAM-dependent methyltransferase, producing the protein MTHATFADGDAYEAYVGRWSRPVAQAFVRRLGAPAGREWLDVGCGTGALTETVLAMADPARVTGVDTSAAFVDVARARISDGRAAFQVGDALLLPLPEQSVDVAVSGLVLNFVPDPAQAVAEIARVLRQGGVAAAYVWDYAEGMAMMRHFWDAAAALDPASAAWDEGRRPSVCSPDALRALWTDAGLTAVAVESVQVPTVFADLDDYWEPFLGGQGSAPGYLRGLSDDHRMALHGLLRSRLPAAPDGTIPLAARAWSVRGRTSPTP; encoded by the coding sequence ATGACGCACGCAACCTTCGCCGACGGCGATGCCTACGAAGCCTATGTGGGGCGCTGGAGCCGTCCCGTCGCGCAGGCTTTCGTCCGGCGGCTGGGCGCGCCGGCCGGCCGGGAGTGGCTCGACGTGGGCTGCGGCACCGGCGCGCTGACCGAGACCGTGCTGGCCATGGCCGACCCCGCGCGGGTGACCGGCGTGGACACGTCGGCGGCCTTCGTGGACGTGGCGCGGGCCAGGATCTCCGACGGCCGGGCGGCCTTCCAGGTCGGCGATGCCCTCCTGCTGCCGCTGCCGGAGCAGAGCGTCGACGTCGCGGTCAGCGGCCTGGTCCTGAACTTCGTGCCCGACCCGGCACAGGCGGTCGCCGAGATCGCGCGGGTGCTGCGGCAGGGCGGCGTCGCCGCCGCCTACGTCTGGGACTACGCCGAGGGTATGGCGATGATGCGGCACTTCTGGGACGCCGCCGCCGCACTCGACCCCGCCTCGGCCGCCTGGGACGAGGGCCGACGCCCGTCGGTGTGCAGCCCCGACGCCCTGCGGGCGCTGTGGACCGACGCCGGGCTGACCGCGGTGGCCGTCGAATCCGTCCAGGTCCCGACGGTGTTCGCCGACCTCGACGACTACTGGGAGCCGTTCCTGGGCGGGCAGGGGTCCGCGCCCGGATACCTGCGCGGCTTGTCCGACGATCACCGCATGGCGCTGCACGGGCTGCTGCGCTCCCGGCTCCCGGCGGCCCCGGACGGCACGATCCCCCTCGCCGCCCGGGCCTGGTCGGTCCGCGGCCGAACCTCCCCCACCCCATGA
- a CDS encoding glutamine synthetase family protein, whose protein sequence is MWEPVLDRDARGTAARSAAAQLASAGVQAVALTWVDNAGVTRVKGVPTERLDHAAAWGVGMSPVHDVFCVDDSITAGDLIGGPVGDLRLHPDLAALTVLAAMPGWAWAPVDRWTQDGEPYPVDQRLFAKRMVERARAAGLHLRMAFEIEWFLARPDGSPAADGPAYGMARLAELSDFGRDLLAALAAQGVAVEQFHPEYGPGQLEVSVAHADPVTAADRVVLVRETIRALAHRHGFRASFAPVALADQVGNGMHLHFSVWAGGVNLFAGGEGPYGMTRRGESVLSGVLQRLPALAGLGAPSPASALRQAPQRWAGAYQCWGHENREAALRFVTGATGTRDTAANAEIKCVDASANPYLVAGAVCALATDAAGAGMRLPDEVRVDPFTLAEARRPPRLPDSPALAAERLRADAGLVAMLGEPLLDAFNAVHRAEADTLGRLTTTELVEAVRWRY, encoded by the coding sequence ATGTGGGAGCCGGTGCTGGACCGCGACGCGCGCGGCACCGCCGCACGGTCGGCCGCGGCTCAGCTGGCCTCCGCGGGCGTCCAGGCCGTCGCCCTGACCTGGGTCGACAACGCCGGTGTGACGAGGGTCAAGGGCGTGCCCACCGAGCGCCTGGACCACGCCGCCGCCTGGGGCGTGGGCATGTCCCCGGTGCACGACGTGTTCTGCGTCGACGACAGCATCACCGCCGGCGACCTGATCGGCGGCCCGGTCGGCGACCTGCGCCTGCACCCGGACCTGGCCGCGCTGACCGTGCTCGCGGCGATGCCCGGCTGGGCCTGGGCCCCGGTGGACCGCTGGACCCAGGACGGCGAGCCGTACCCGGTGGACCAGCGGCTGTTCGCCAAGCGCATGGTCGAGCGCGCCCGCGCGGCGGGCCTGCACCTGCGCATGGCCTTCGAGATCGAGTGGTTCCTGGCGCGGCCCGACGGCTCGCCCGCGGCCGACGGTCCGGCGTACGGCATGGCGCGGCTGGCGGAGCTGTCGGACTTCGGCCGGGACCTGCTGGCCGCGCTGGCCGCGCAGGGGGTGGCGGTGGAGCAGTTCCATCCCGAGTACGGCCCGGGGCAGCTGGAGGTGTCGGTCGCGCACGCCGACCCGGTCACCGCCGCCGACCGCGTGGTGCTGGTGCGCGAGACGATCCGGGCGCTGGCCCACCGGCACGGGTTCCGCGCCTCGTTCGCCCCGGTCGCCCTCGCGGATCAGGTCGGCAACGGCATGCACCTGCACTTCTCGGTCTGGGCCGGCGGGGTGAACCTGTTCGCCGGCGGCGAGGGCCCGTACGGCATGACGCGCCGCGGCGAGTCCGTGCTGTCCGGGGTGCTGCAGCGGCTGCCCGCGCTCGCCGGGCTGGGCGCGCCGAGCCCGGCCAGCGCGCTGCGCCAGGCCCCCCAGCGCTGGGCCGGGGCCTACCAGTGCTGGGGGCACGAGAACCGGGAGGCGGCGCTGCGCTTCGTCACCGGCGCGACCGGCACCCGGGACACCGCCGCCAACGCCGAGATCAAGTGCGTCGACGCCTCGGCGAATCCATACCTGGTGGCCGGGGCGGTCTGCGCGCTGGCCACGGACGCCGCCGGGGCCGGTATGCGGCTGCCGGACGAGGTGCGGGTGGACCCGTTCACGCTCGCCGAAGCGCGCCGCCCACCCCGGCTGCCGGACTCCCCCGCGCTGGCCGCCGAGCGTTTGAGGGCCGACGCGGGCCTGGTCGCGATGCTGGGCGAGCCGCTGCTGGACGCGTTCAACGCGGTGCACCGCGCCGAGGCCGACACCCTCGGCCGCCTGACCACCACCGAACTCGTCGAGGCGGTCCGGTGGCGCTACTGA
- a CDS encoding amidohydrolase family protein, whose product MALLTEDLPLIDGHCHAITTGPLDDAAFELWCTEADEPPPAGTSYLDSRVGLALRRWCAPVLDLPAHAPVEDYLRRRRRLGPDEVAGRLLRAAGLSALLVDTGPVAGGLADRVVLGTLAGAPTHQVVRLELLAEQVAPGTDAGGFAAAFGEALDEALPGAVATKSIAAYRHGLGLDPARPGPHEVSAAAARWFRDGGRLTDPVLLRHLLWSAVEAGLPIQLHTGFGDRDAALARADPALLQPFCEATLPFGVPLVLLHCYPFHRQAGWLAQVYPHVHADVGLAVPHLGARATAVLGEFLELAPFGKVIYSSDAYGLPELYLIAAAQLRHSLGLVLAEMVDDGAAAPADARRIAEQVGAGNAARVYRLG is encoded by the coding sequence GTGGCGCTACTGACCGAGGACCTGCCGCTGATCGACGGGCACTGCCATGCGATCACGACGGGTCCGCTGGACGACGCGGCGTTCGAGCTGTGGTGCACCGAGGCGGACGAGCCGCCCCCGGCGGGCACGTCCTACCTGGACAGCCGGGTCGGGCTGGCGCTGCGCCGCTGGTGCGCACCGGTGCTGGACCTGCCCGCGCACGCCCCGGTCGAGGACTACCTGCGGCGGCGGCGACGGCTGGGGCCGGACGAGGTCGCAGGGCGGCTGCTGCGGGCGGCGGGCCTGTCCGCGCTGCTGGTGGACACCGGCCCGGTCGCGGGCGGCCTGGCCGACCGCGTCGTGCTGGGCACGCTGGCCGGAGCCCCGACCCACCAGGTGGTACGCCTGGAGCTGCTGGCCGAGCAGGTCGCGCCGGGAACCGACGCGGGCGGGTTCGCGGCCGCGTTCGGCGAGGCGCTCGACGAGGCCCTGCCCGGGGCGGTGGCGACGAAGTCGATCGCGGCGTACCGGCACGGCCTGGGCCTGGACCCGGCGCGGCCGGGACCGCACGAGGTGAGCGCGGCGGCGGCCCGCTGGTTTCGCGACGGCGGGCGGCTGACCGATCCGGTGCTGCTGCGCCACCTGCTGTGGAGCGCGGTGGAGGCGGGGCTGCCGATCCAGCTGCACACCGGTTTCGGCGACCGCGACGCGGCGCTCGCCCGCGCCGACCCGGCGCTGCTGCAGCCGTTCTGCGAGGCGACGCTGCCGTTCGGGGTGCCCCTGGTGCTGCTGCACTGCTACCCGTTCCACCGCCAGGCCGGCTGGCTGGCGCAGGTGTATCCGCACGTCCACGCCGACGTGGGGCTGGCCGTGCCGCACCTGGGCGCTCGGGCCACGGCGGTGCTCGGCGAGTTCCTGGAGCTGGCCCCGTTCGGCAAGGTGATCTACTCTTCCGACGCGTACGGCCTGCCGGAGCTGTACCTGATCGCCGCGGCGCAGCTGCGGCACAGCCTAGGCCTGGTGCTGGCCGAGATGGTCGACGACGGCGCGGCGGCTCCGGCCGACGCGCGGCGCATCGCCGAGCAGGTCGGCGCGGGCAACGCGGCCCGGGTCTACCGGCTGGGCTGA
- a CDS encoding ATP-binding protein, whose amino-acid sequence MTEHEEAAGHDVPTGPTPMTPHDQVLVEGPFTRVDLRRIRRRIHELGESWRLPESIGWALELVTTELVVNVVMHAEGQGRLRLSRYPGWVFCQVSDVGPGVSRPYTAGWQPPSGTQTSGRGLWIARCFSDRLTIDSSALGTTVTAKLWAPSGPR is encoded by the coding sequence GTGACGGAGCACGAGGAGGCGGCCGGGCACGACGTCCCGACCGGGCCGACCCCGATGACCCCGCACGACCAGGTCCTCGTGGAGGGCCCGTTCACCCGGGTCGACCTGCGCCGGATCCGGCGGCGCATCCACGAGCTGGGCGAGTCGTGGCGGCTGCCGGAGTCGATCGGCTGGGCGCTGGAGCTGGTGACGACGGAGCTGGTCGTCAACGTCGTCATGCACGCCGAGGGGCAGGGCAGGCTGCGGCTGTCCCGCTACCCGGGATGGGTGTTCTGCCAGGTCAGCGACGTCGGACCGGGGGTGAGCCGGCCCTACACGGCGGGCTGGCAGCCGCCGTCGGGCACGCAGACCTCCGGCCGGGGCCTGTGGATCGCCCGGTGCTTCTCCGATCGGCTGACCATCGACTCCAGCGCGCTGGGCACCACGGTCACCGCGAAGCTCTGGGCGCCGTCCGGGCCGCGGTGA
- a CDS encoding SAM-dependent methyltransferase, with the protein MSIAKVVQGLVTGPVPVRFSAFDGSEAGPSDAAVGIEVRSERALSYLATGRHELGLARAYVSGDLEVHGDMYAALTAVNGLQMDQSWSGRYRALRDLGGLKLLNPPPRPPMEARLRGRRHSKERDQAAISHHYDVSNRFYEWLLGPSMAYTCAVFPDAAATLEQAQFAKHDLVARKLDLQPGMRLLDVGCGWGGMVMHAAREYGVKALGVTLSRRQAEWAAKAIADAGLSDLAEVRHMDYRDVPVNHYDAISSIGLTEHIGRAQLPGYFRFLLQRLRYGGRLLNHCITRPDNRDPGRYRRTFINQYVFPDGELEGIGHLIGVMNENGFEIRHEENFREHYALTLTQWSANLERHWAESVEEVGHSRARVWRLYLAGCRLGFERDQVQLHQVLGVRLDARGGSGMPLRPSWP; encoded by the coding sequence ATGAGCATTGCGAAGGTGGTCCAGGGGCTCGTCACGGGCCCGGTCCCGGTGCGCTTCTCCGCGTTCGACGGCAGCGAGGCGGGCCCGTCCGACGCCGCCGTCGGCATCGAGGTGCGCAGCGAGCGCGCGCTGTCCTATCTGGCCACCGGCCGCCACGAGCTGGGCCTGGCCCGTGCCTACGTCTCCGGTGACCTGGAGGTGCACGGCGACATGTACGCCGCGCTCACCGCCGTCAACGGGCTGCAGATGGACCAGTCCTGGTCCGGGCGGTATCGCGCGCTGCGCGACCTGGGCGGCCTGAAGCTGCTCAACCCGCCGCCGCGCCCGCCGATGGAGGCCCGGCTGCGCGGCCGCCGCCACTCCAAGGAGCGCGACCAGGCCGCGATCTCCCACCACTACGACGTGTCCAACCGGTTCTACGAGTGGCTGCTCGGCCCGTCCATGGCGTACACCTGCGCGGTCTTCCCCGACGCGGCGGCGACCCTGGAGCAGGCCCAGTTCGCCAAGCACGACCTGGTCGCCCGCAAGCTCGACCTGCAACCCGGGATGCGGCTGCTGGACGTCGGCTGCGGCTGGGGCGGCATGGTCATGCACGCCGCCCGGGAGTACGGCGTGAAGGCGCTCGGGGTGACCCTGTCCCGGCGGCAGGCCGAGTGGGCGGCCAAGGCCATCGCCGACGCGGGCCTGTCCGACCTGGCCGAGGTGCGCCACATGGACTACCGCGACGTGCCGGTCAACCACTACGACGCGATCAGCTCGATCGGCCTGACCGAGCACATCGGCCGTGCCCAGCTGCCCGGCTACTTCCGGTTCCTGCTGCAACGGCTGCGCTACGGCGGGCGGCTGCTCAACCACTGCATCACCCGGCCGGACAACCGCGACCCGGGACGCTACCGGCGCACCTTCATCAACCAGTACGTGTTCCCCGACGGCGAGCTGGAGGGCATCGGCCACCTGATCGGCGTGATGAACGAGAACGGGTTCGAGATCCGCCACGAGGAGAACTTCCGCGAGCACTACGCGCTGACGCTGACCCAGTGGTCGGCGAACCTGGAACGGCACTGGGCGGAGTCGGTCGAGGAGGTCGGGCACAGCCGGGCCCGCGTGTGGCGGCTCTACCTGGCCGGCTGCCGCCTCGGCTTCGAGCGCGACCAGGTGCAGCTGCACCAGGTGCTGGGCGTACGCCTGGACGCCCGCGGCGGCAGCGGCATGCCGCTGCGCCCGAGCTGGCCCTGA
- a CDS encoding FAD-binding oxidoreductase — MGPSVEDHAGAVRALRAQYQALPRTEPVRLAKRTSNLFRFGRPDTGPGLDVSAFDSVIYVDETERTAQVQGMVTYERLVDETLRFGLMPLVVPQLKTITIGGAVAGLGIESSSFRNGLPHESVLEMEILTGDGRVVVARPDNEHAELFRAFPNSYGTLGYALRLTIELEPVQPYVRLRHRRFDNAAACFAALDELCSTGRDGDARVDFLDGTVFHGRQMYLTIGTFTDTAPWTSDYTGQEIYYRSPSRRPIDYLTVRDYLWRWDTDWFWCSRAFGAQHPLIRRLWPSRYRRSDVYHRIVGFDRRHRLSARLDKVRGRPPQEAVVQDVEVPVRQGPEFLDFFLGEVGITPLWLCPLRLRDPVPWPLYPLKPDDLYVNFGFWSSVARRPGQAADFHNRLIEARVDALGGHKSLYSTVHYPREEFWELYNGPAYAAVKGEYDPDGRLPDLYDKCVR; from the coding sequence GTGGGGCCATCCGTTGAGGACCATGCCGGTGCGGTACGCGCGCTGCGGGCGCAGTACCAGGCTCTGCCTCGCACGGAACCGGTGCGGCTGGCCAAGCGCACGTCCAACCTGTTCCGCTTCGGCCGCCCGGACACCGGGCCCGGCCTGGACGTGAGCGCCTTCGACTCGGTGATCTACGTGGACGAGACCGAGCGCACCGCCCAGGTGCAGGGCATGGTCACCTACGAGCGGCTGGTCGACGAGACCCTGCGCTTCGGGCTGATGCCGCTGGTCGTGCCGCAGCTCAAGACCATCACCATCGGCGGGGCGGTGGCCGGGCTGGGCATCGAGTCGTCGTCGTTCCGCAACGGGCTGCCGCACGAGTCCGTGCTGGAGATGGAGATCCTCACCGGCGACGGGCGGGTGGTCGTCGCCCGGCCCGACAACGAGCACGCCGAGCTCTTCCGCGCGTTCCCCAACTCGTACGGCACCCTCGGCTACGCGCTGCGGCTGACCATCGAACTGGAGCCCGTGCAGCCGTACGTGCGGCTGCGCCACCGCCGCTTCGACAACGCCGCCGCCTGCTTCGCCGCGCTCGACGAGCTGTGCAGCACCGGCCGCGACGGCGACGCGCGCGTCGACTTCCTCGACGGCACCGTCTTCCACGGCCGCCAGATGTATCTGACCATCGGCACGTTCACCGACACCGCGCCGTGGACCAGCGACTACACCGGCCAGGAGATCTACTACCGGTCGCCGTCCCGGCGGCCCATCGACTACCTGACGGTGCGCGACTACCTGTGGCGCTGGGACACCGACTGGTTCTGGTGCTCGCGGGCCTTCGGCGCGCAGCATCCCCTGATCCGCAGGCTGTGGCCGAGCCGCTACCGGCGCTCCGACGTCTACCACCGCATCGTCGGCTTCGACCGCAGGCACCGGCTCAGCGCCCGGCTGGACAAGGTGCGCGGACGGCCGCCGCAGGAGGCCGTGGTGCAGGACGTCGAGGTGCCGGTGCGCCAGGGCCCGGAGTTCCTGGACTTCTTCCTCGGCGAGGTCGGCATCACCCCGCTGTGGCTGTGCCCGCTGCGGCTGCGCGATCCCGTGCCGTGGCCGCTCTACCCGCTCAAGCCCGACGACCTGTACGTCAACTTCGGGTTCTGGTCCAGCGTCGCGCGGCGGCCGGGCCAGGCCGCGGACTTCCACAACCGGCTGATCGAGGCGCGGGTCGACGCGCTCGGCGGCCACAAGTCCCTCTACTCCACCGTGCACTACCCGCGTGAGGAGTTCTGGGAGCTCTACAACGGCCCCGCGTACGCGGCGGTGAAGGGCGAGTACGACCCGGACGGTCGGCTGCCCGACCTTTACGACAAGTGTGTTCGGTGA
- a CDS encoding adenylate kinase family protein has protein sequence MRKYVIMGVQGSGKGTQAKQLAADFDLVHISVGDIYRWHVQYHTKLGAQVRRAMNAGDLVDDATTESVVRDRMALHDWNYGFVLDGFPRNRRQAQFFLESYDVDAVIHLDLPDSEVRRRVLARRLCSNCGMDYNLIEHRPAREGRCDACGGELVSRADDTEEALASRLADYHAKTDPALELFRGKELVISVDARVAKGAVQRAIREQLGLPTPARKPSRG, from the coding sequence GTGCGCAAGTACGTGATCATGGGCGTCCAGGGCAGCGGCAAGGGCACCCAGGCCAAGCAGCTGGCCGCCGACTTCGACCTGGTGCACATCAGCGTCGGCGACATCTACCGCTGGCACGTGCAGTACCACACCAAGCTCGGGGCGCAGGTGCGCCGGGCGATGAACGCCGGTGACCTGGTCGACGACGCCACCACCGAATCCGTGGTGCGCGACCGGATGGCGCTGCACGACTGGAACTACGGCTTCGTGCTCGACGGCTTCCCCCGCAACCGCCGCCAGGCGCAGTTCTTCCTGGAGAGCTACGACGTCGACGCGGTGATCCACCTCGACCTGCCCGACAGCGAGGTGCGCCGGCGCGTGCTGGCCCGGCGGCTGTGCTCGAACTGCGGCATGGACTACAACCTCATCGAGCACCGCCCGGCCCGCGAGGGCCGCTGTGACGCCTGCGGCGGCGAGCTGGTCAGCCGCGCCGACGACACCGAGGAGGCGCTCGCCTCCCGGCTGGCCGACTACCACGCCAAGACCGACCCGGCGCTGGAGCTGTTCCGCGGCAAGGAACTCGTGATCAGCGTGGACGCCCGGGTCGCCAAGGGCGCCGTGCAGCGCGCCATCCGCGAGCAGCTCGGCCTGCCCACGCCCGCCCGCAAGCCGTCACGTGGCTGA
- a CDS encoding MarR family winged helix-turn-helix transcriptional regulator — protein MTAMAPTRTRPDLSFLLDHTSHVLRSRMAAALAEIGLTARMHCVLVHALEEERTQIQLAALGDMDKTTMVVTVDALEKAGLAERRASSTDRRARIIAVTPEGAKVAARSQEIVDRVHEEALSALPAAQREALLSALEGLVGGHLATPAESPQPVRRARQ, from the coding sequence ATGACCGCCATGGCGCCCACCCGCACCCGCCCCGACCTGTCCTTCCTGCTGGACCACACCAGCCACGTGCTGCGCAGCCGGATGGCCGCGGCGCTGGCAGAGATCGGGCTCACCGCGCGGATGCACTGCGTGCTGGTGCACGCGCTGGAGGAGGAGCGGACCCAGATCCAGCTGGCCGCGCTCGGTGACATGGACAAGACCACGATGGTGGTCACCGTCGATGCGCTGGAGAAGGCCGGGCTGGCCGAGCGCCGCGCGTCGAGCACCGACCGGCGGGCCCGGATCATCGCAGTGACCCCGGAGGGCGCGAAGGTGGCCGCGCGGAGCCAGGAGATCGTCGACCGGGTGCACGAGGAGGCCCTGTCGGCGCTGCCCGCGGCGCAGCGCGAGGCCCTGTTGAGTGCCCTGGAAGGACTGGTCGGCGGGCATCTGGCCACCCCCGCCGAGTCCCCGCAGCCGGTGCGGCGGGCCCGCCAGTAG
- a CDS encoding MFS transporter gives MSTPVSSAPPRSRWTALGVIATGLLMTVLDGSIVTVAMPAIQQDLGFSPAGLSWVVNAYLIAFGSLLLLAGRLGDLIGRRRLFLAGTAVFTAASLLAGLADTPALLIAARFGQGVGSAMAAAVGLGILVNLFPEPAERAKAIAVFSFTGAAGASLGQVLGGVLTDALDWHWIFFINLPIGVAALAVAVAVLPADRGLGLAAGADAIGALLVTAGLMLGIYTVVKVEEHGWTSARTLLTGAVAVLLLAAFAVRQATARRPLMPPRVLRSRSVTGANLVQMLMVAALFSFQIITALYLQKVLGYGAGETGLAMLPAALVIGAVSLGVSARLNTRFGERRVLLTGLALLIVLLGLLARVPVHASYVTDLLPAMLLAAGFGLALPALTTLGMSGAGPDDAGLASGLFNTTQQIGMAVGVAVLSTLAAGHTGHALAGGASPTEALTGGYRLAYTVGAGLMVAAFAVAYTLLREPRQTAQPQPEHQAVPANA, from the coding sequence ATGTCCACGCCCGTCTCGTCCGCCCCACCCCGTTCCCGCTGGACCGCCCTGGGGGTGATCGCGACCGGGCTGCTGATGACCGTCCTCGACGGCAGCATCGTCACCGTCGCGATGCCCGCCATCCAGCAGGACCTCGGCTTCTCCCCCGCCGGCCTGAGCTGGGTGGTCAACGCTTACCTGATCGCGTTCGGCAGCCTGCTGCTGCTGGCCGGGCGGCTCGGCGACCTCATCGGCCGCCGCCGCCTGTTCCTGGCCGGAACCGCCGTGTTCACCGCCGCCTCGCTGCTGGCCGGACTCGCCGACACCCCGGCGCTGCTCATCGCCGCCCGCTTCGGCCAGGGCGTGGGCAGCGCCATGGCCGCCGCGGTCGGGCTGGGCATCCTGGTCAACCTGTTCCCCGAGCCCGCCGAGCGGGCCAAGGCGATCGCGGTGTTCAGCTTCACCGGCGCGGCCGGCGCCTCGCTCGGCCAGGTGCTCGGCGGCGTGCTCACCGACGCGCTCGACTGGCACTGGATCTTCTTCATCAACCTGCCGATCGGCGTGGCCGCCCTGGCGGTCGCCGTCGCAGTGCTGCCCGCCGACCGCGGCCTGGGGCTGGCCGCCGGAGCCGACGCGATCGGGGCGCTGCTGGTCACGGCCGGACTGATGCTGGGCATCTACACCGTGGTCAAGGTCGAGGAGCACGGCTGGACGTCGGCTCGGACACTGCTCACCGGCGCAGTGGCCGTGCTGCTGCTGGCCGCGTTCGCGGTCCGGCAGGCCACCGCACGGCGGCCGCTGATGCCGCCCCGCGTCCTGCGCTCGCGCAGCGTCACCGGGGCGAACCTGGTGCAGATGCTGATGGTCGCGGCGCTCTTCTCCTTCCAGATCATCACCGCGCTGTACCTGCAGAAGGTGCTCGGTTACGGCGCGGGCGAGACCGGGTTGGCGATGCTGCCCGCCGCGCTGGTGATCGGCGCGGTGTCGCTGGGCGTCTCGGCCCGGCTCAACACCCGCTTCGGCGAGCGCCGGGTGCTGCTGACCGGCCTCGCCCTGCTGATCGTGCTGCTCGGGCTGCTGGCCCGCGTCCCCGTGCACGCGTCGTACGTCACCGACCTGCTGCCGGCGATGCTGCTGGCGGCCGGGTTCGGGCTCGCCCTGCCCGCACTGACCACGCTCGGCATGTCCGGCGCGGGGCCGGACGACGCCGGGCTCGCCTCCGGCCTGTTCAACACCACCCAGCAGATCGGCATGGCGGTCGGCGTGGCGGTGCTGTCCACCCTGGCCGCGGGGCACACCGGGCACGCGCTGGCCGGAGGTGCGAGCCCGACGGAGGCGCTGACCGGCGGGTACCGGTTGGCGTACACGGTGGGTGCGGGGCTGATGGTGGCGGCTTTCGCGGTCGCGTACACCCTGCTGCGCGAGCCGCGGCAGACCGCCCAGCCGCAACCGGAGCACCAGGCCGTCCCCGCCAACGCCTGA
- a CDS encoding NAD(P)/FAD-dependent oxidoreductase has protein sequence MARPRIVIVGAGFAGFHAARTLSRRSRGHADITLINPADYLLYVPLLPEVMAGLLEPRRIAVSLTGALRHVRQVPGMVTNVDLANRRLDYTGPEGAANTIDYDRLVLTPGSVNRLLPIPGVGMYAHGLRGLAEAMFLRDHITLQVELAAQATDPDERRARCTFVVVGAGYTGTEVAAQGQLFTDALAKSLPRLRERPRWLLLDIAERVLPELDPRLSRTAARVLARRGVDVRMRTSVREAEAEGVQLTDDSYVPTHSLVWCVGVRPDPLVDGLGLPSVEGRLIVDEYLTVPGHPEVFACGDAAAVPDLTRPGHHTPMTAQHAVRQGRVAAHNVAASCGVGTRKPYRHHDLGFLVDLGGLDAAANPFGVPLSGLPASLVTRGYHLLSLPGNRARVAADWLLDAVLPTPSVRLGLVPPQTADLQMSCEPVPDPGRHAASTSPQVPAGFVPAPDDGHPPPDDR, from the coding sequence ATGGCCCGGCCTCGCATCGTCATCGTCGGAGCGGGATTCGCGGGCTTCCACGCTGCCCGCACCCTGTCGCGCCGGTCGCGCGGCCACGCCGACATCACGCTGATCAATCCGGCGGACTACCTGCTCTACGTGCCGCTGCTGCCCGAGGTGATGGCCGGCCTGCTGGAGCCACGCCGGATCGCGGTGTCGCTGACCGGCGCGCTGCGGCACGTGCGGCAGGTGCCCGGCATGGTCACGAACGTCGACCTGGCGAACCGGCGGCTCGACTACACCGGTCCCGAGGGCGCGGCGAACACGATCGACTACGACCGGCTCGTGCTCACGCCGGGCAGCGTCAACCGGCTGCTGCCCATCCCGGGCGTCGGCATGTACGCGCACGGGCTGCGCGGCCTGGCCGAGGCGATGTTCCTGCGCGACCACATCACGCTGCAGGTGGAGCTGGCCGCGCAGGCCACCGACCCGGACGAGCGCCGCGCCCGCTGCACCTTCGTCGTGGTCGGCGCCGGGTACACCGGCACCGAGGTCGCCGCGCAGGGGCAGCTGTTCACCGACGCGCTGGCCAAGTCGCTGCCCCGGCTGCGGGAACGGCCCCGCTGGCTGCTGCTGGACATCGCCGAGCGGGTGCTGCCCGAGCTGGACCCGCGGCTGTCGCGCACCGCCGCGCGGGTGCTGGCCCGGCGCGGGGTCGACGTGCGGATGCGCACCTCGGTGCGCGAGGCCGAGGCCGAGGGCGTGCAGCTCACCGACGACTCGTACGTGCCCACGCACTCGCTGGTCTGGTGCGTCGGCGTACGGCCCGACCCGCTGGTGGACGGGCTGGGGCTGCCGTCGGTGGAGGGCCGCCTGATCGTCGACGAGTACCTCACGGTGCCCGGCCACCCCGAGGTGTTCGCCTGCGGCGACGCCGCCGCCGTGCCCGACCTGACCCGTCCGGGCCACCACACCCCGATGACGGCCCAGCACGCGGTACGGCAGGGCCGGGTCGCCGCGCACAACGTCGCCGCCTCCTGCGGGGTCGGCACACGCAAGCCGTACCGGCACCACGACCTGGGTTTCCTCGTCGACCTCGGCGGGTTGGACGCGGCCGCGAACCCGTTCGGCGTGCCCCTGTCCGGGCTGCCCGCCTCGCTGGTGACCCGCGGCTACCATCTGCTCTCGCTGCCCGGCAACCGGGCGAGAGTGGCCGCGGACTGGCTGCTCGACGCCGTCCTGCCCACCCCGTCGGTGCGTCTCGGCCTGGTCCCGCCCCAGACCGCCGACCTGCAGATGTCCTGCGAACCGGTGCCCGACCCGGGCCGCCACGCCGCGTCCACGTCCCCCCAGGTCCCCGCCGGCTTCGTCCCCGCCCCCGACGACGGCCACCCACCACCCGACGACCGCTGA